A region from the Benincasa hispida cultivar B227 chromosome 10, ASM972705v1, whole genome shotgun sequence genome encodes:
- the LOC120089194 gene encoding transcription factor bHLH121 — MDQLIQRDDLVQNLATPSTSIAPCIELPGHPIRSQSSSRSEGEFKDSATARKVQKADREKLRRGRLNEQFVELGNILDPDRPKNDKATILMDTIQLLKDLTSQVNKLKTEYATLTEESNELAQEKNDLREEKALLKSDIENLNAQYQQNLRATYPWAAMDHSVVMSPTPFPFPVPMQMPPGPFPLHPSLQPYTFFGNPDPRVITNPCSTFVPFVPPNSLTEQQSSRNAPPFIQSGNQSHNLSKQSTGSKSSSESKIEKSVDSNEVATYLELKTPGSSTDQDTSFEQTNSKNRQENNLSAESSLSRCSSSCSLEPNSFSSTPK; from the exons ATGGATCAACTAATTCAACGCGACGATCTGGTTCAGAACCTGGCCACACCCTCCACCTCCATTGCACCGTGCATTGAACTTCCAGGCCACCCAATTCGTTCTCAATCCAGTTCCAG GTCTGAAGGGGAGTTCAAGGATTCTGCAACTGCTAGAAAAGTTCAGAAGGCTGACAGAGAGAAATTAAGAAGGGGCCGTTTGAATGAACAATTTGTCGAGCTGGGAAACATTTTAG ATCCCGACAGGCCCAAAAATGACAAAGCAACCATTTTAATGGATACAATTCAGCTGCTGAAGGATCTGACGTCTCAAGTGAACAAATTGAAAACTGAATATGCTACTTTAACAGAAGAATCAAACGAG CTAGCCCAGGAAAAGAATGATCTGAGAGAAGAGAAGGCGTTGCTTAAATCTGATATTGAGAATCTTAATGCTCAGTATCAGCAGAACCTAAGAGCTACATACCCTTGGGCTGCCATGGATCACTCGGTTGTCATGTCTCCTACCCCCTTCCCATTTCCAGTGCCGATGCAAATGCCTCCAGGGCCATTTCCCCTACATCCATCCTTGCAGCCTTATACGTTCTTTGGAAATCCAGATCCCAGGGTAATCACAAACCCTTGTTCCACCTTTGTCCCATTCGTACCTCCTAATTCCTTGACTGAGCAGCAGTCCTCTCGAAATGCACCGCCTTTCATTCAGTCAGGCAATCAGTCTCATAACTTGAGCAAGCAAAGTACCGGGAGCAAGTCCTCAAGTGAAAGCAAGATTGAGAAAAGTGTAGATTCCAATGAAGTTGCTACTTACCTGGAGTTGAAAACTCCTGGATCTTCTACAGATCAG GATACATCGTTTGAACAAACAAACAGTAAGAACAGACAGGAAAATAATCTATCAGCAGAGAGTTCCTTAAGTAGATGTTCTTCATCTTGTAGTTTAGAGCCCAATTCGTTTAGTAGCACGCCAAAATGA